One genomic window of Amphiura filiformis chromosome 3, Afil_fr2py, whole genome shotgun sequence includes the following:
- the LOC140147936 gene encoding LOW QUALITY PROTEIN: dol-P-Glc:Glc(2)Man(9)GlcNAc(2)-PP-Dol alpha-1,2-glucosyltransferase-like (The sequence of the model RefSeq protein was modified relative to this genomic sequence to represent the inferred CDS: inserted 1 base in 1 codon), translated as MAAPTGVEFGIVFALFLPXSSILFMKMNEVQSTPYMDEIFHVPQAQKYCNGSFTEWDPNITTLPGLYLASAGLLKPIAELWNIQLVDLCTTGILRFTNVLFAAGNLYLVFSLLQKIHVKTKGTKSYKAVLTAAALGHLPLLYFYTFLYYTESGSTFFILLMYLLSLYENHLLAGLIGACAVIFRQTNIIWVVFTAGVTFSKMLLKEGRKTQSRSIFHSINLSVRAALNYILNLNNFLYMTLVLLPYALVLVGFIVFVIINGSIVVGHHSHHTSCLHLPQLFYFTCFTGFFGFPYLISFKRISRFFKFLVQNPITVAALLGLAVICVHNFSYTHEFLLADNRHYVFYFWRKIYQRHHLIRYMLIPGYLYVGWCISDYLSLQSEFWHLVYFACTAAVVVPQRLIEFRYFVVPYLIFRLHMPLQSYWKISLELLMYSAINAFTLYMYMFKPFVWSHEAGLQRFMW; from the exons atggcggcgcccacaggAGTCGAATTTGGGATCGTGTTTGCCCTGTTTTTAC CTTCTTCTATTTTATTCATGAAAATGAATGAAGTGCAATCAACCCCGTACATGGATGAAATTTTTCACGTACCACAAGCGCAAAAATACTGTAATGGTTCGTTTACGGAG TGGGATCCAAATATCACAACACTCCCTGGGTTATATTTGGCATCAGCTGGCCTCCTGAAACCAATTGCTGAGCTGTGGAACATACAACTTGTAGATCTGTGTACAACAGGGATATTGAGGTTCACCAATGTCTTATTTGCTGCTGGCAATTTATACCTGGTCTTCTCCCTGCTACAGAAGATCCATGTGAAAACCAAG GGAACCAAGAGTTATAAGGCTGTCCTGACAGCAGCGGCTCTAGGACACCTGCCATTGCTGTATTTCTACACATTCCTGTATTACACAGAGTCTGGCTCAACATTCTTCATCCTTCTGATGTATCTGCTCTCCCTCTATGAAAACCATCTCCTAGCTGGTCTCATCGGAGCCTGCGCCGTCATCTTCCGCCAGACTAATATCATATGGGTAGTGTTTACAGCCGgagtaacattttcaaaaatgctactGAAAGAAGGACGAAAAACTCAGTCTCGCAGTATCTTTCATTCGATCAACTTGAGCGTTCGAGCGGCTTTGaattatatattaaatttgaACAACTTTCTGTACATGACATTGGTGTTGTTACCATATGCGCTGGTACTTGTGGGGTTTATCGTGTTTGTGATCATTAATGGTAGTATAGTTGTTGGTCATCACAGCCACCATACGTCATGCTTACACCTGCCACAGCTGTTTTATTTCACATGCTTCACAGGCTTTTTTGGCTTTCCATACCTAATCTCATTCAAACGAATCTCCAGGTTCTTCAAGTTCCTCGTGCAAAATCCGATAACCGTCGCCGCTCTGTTAGGTCTGGCGGTTATCTGCGTTCACAACTTTTCGTACACCCACGAATTCCTCCTCGCTGATAACCGTCATTACGTCTTCTACTTCTGGAGGAAGATCTATCAGAGGCATCACCTGATTAGGTATATGCTTATCCCTGGATATCTCTACGTCGGATGGTGTATCTCAGATTACCTATCGCTACAAAGTGAATTCTGGCATCTGGTATATTTTGCTTGCACGGCTGCCGTGGTGGTACCTCAAAGGCTGATAGAGTTCCGATATTTCGTCGTACCGTACTTGATTTTCCGTTTGCACATGCCATTACAGTCCTACTGGAAGATATCACTTGAGCTTTTAATGTACTCTGCCATTAATGCATTTACTTTGTATATGTACATGTTCAAGCCCTTTGTTTGGTCCCATGAAGCTGGGTTACAAAGATTTATGTGGTGA
- the LOC140147935 gene encoding EKC/KEOPS complex subunit Tprkb-like, translating into MTSHEESHKLELFPGSSITVALFRDVKNVAELKSAVSEAGKIEATLLSPKLILSPFQIVVATNKAMHNKKYKKMKTRNVNSEVLFNLSPTNHITESFRKFGLSYEDTCVVVVVLDDADGEKMKNVTEMIKGDSAPLEELKDYTDEKAIKKLYKITEEELTTGSLLDAIVCRIALKDVS; encoded by the exons ATGACTTCACATGAAGAAAGCCACAAATTAGAACTCTTTCCCGGTAGCAGTATAACAGTAGCATTATTTCGTGATGTCAAAAACGTGGCTGAACTTAAATCAGCTGTTAGTGAAGCAGGGAAAATTGAAGCAACTTTATTATCTCCAAAactg ATCCTGAGTCCATTCCAGATTGTAGTTGCAACCAACAAAGCTATGCAcaacaagaagtacaagaagatGAAGACAAGGAATGTCAACTCAGAAGTCTTATTTAATTTATCTCCAACAAATCAT ATCACAGAATCATTCAGAAAATTTGGCTTATCTTACGAGGATACCTGTGTAGTGGTCGTAGTGCTAGATGATGCGGATGGAGAGAAAATGAAGAATGTGACTGAAATGATTAAAGGAGATTCGGCACCTTTGGAGGAGCTTAAAGATTACACAGATGAGAAAGCTATTAAAAAG TTATACAAGATTACAGAGGAGGAGTTGACAACAGGATCACTACTTGATGCAATAGTATGCAGAATAGCACTCAAAGATGTTTCTTGA